One segment of Etheostoma cragini isolate CJK2018 chromosome 23, CSU_Ecrag_1.0, whole genome shotgun sequence DNA contains the following:
- the ube2h gene encoding ubiquitin-conjugating enzyme E2 H — protein sequence MSSPSPGKRRMDTDVVKLIESKHEVTILSGLNEFVVKFFGPQGTPYEGGVWKVRVDLPDKYPFKSPSIGFMNKIFHPNIDEASGTVCLDVINQTWTALYDLTNIFESFLPQLLAYPNPIDPLNGDAAAMYLHRPEEYKQKIKEYIQKYATEEALKEQEEGAGDSSSESSMSDFSEDEAQDMEL from the exons TATTGAGAGCAAGCATGAAGTCACCATCCTCAGTGGACTCAATGAATTTGTAGTGAAGTTTTTTGGACCACAAGGAA CACCTTATGAGGGAGGCGTATGGAAGGTGCGAGTAGATCTTCCTGACAAATATCCTTTTAAATCACCATCAATAG GATTCATGAACAAGATTTTTCATCCCAACATTGATGAAGC GTCAGGGACAGTGTGCTTAGATGTAATCAACCAGACATGGACAGCCCTTTATG ATCTGACCAATATCTTTGAGTCGTTCCTGCCGCAGCTGCTGGCTTACCCAAACCCCATCGACCCCCTGAATGGAGACGCAGCTGCCATGTACCTTCACCGGCCAGAGGAGTACAAGCAAAAAATCAAAG AATACATCCAGAAATATGCAACAGAGGAGGCTCTGAAGGAGCAGGAAGAGGGGGCAGGCGACTCTTCATCTGAAAGCTCCATGTCGGATTTCTCAGAAGACGAGGCCCAGGACATGGAGTTGTAG